From one Vanessa tameamea isolate UH-Manoa-2023 chromosome 9, ilVanTame1 primary haplotype, whole genome shotgun sequence genomic stretch:
- the LOC135193441 gene encoding uncharacterized protein LOC135193441, whose amino-acid sequence MALVYLPLAILISSNYVVGGNKLNLSSSSSIPTASILDPKRRNDIVGKAFSEQKDILLDMLEAKLKEVRDKKKKKTDQVENRNDAIETKCELTPNDVDLNLKANGIIAVGETDLRLKFGESGNSTLKFNATGISNIGKTQLKLDIGDGSVYIPGLNNLLRGFSDHRNPCDKKIKINNENETNINDINIDDASQFRRSIEFNNTPFLNDVNDTSNTETPNPQIINATEVGLLGSDDPATEAAVE is encoded by the exons ATGGCCCTCGTGTATTTACCACTCGCTATTCTG ATATCTTCAAATTATGTAGTGGGAgggaacaaattaaatttatctagtTCATCTTCAATACCTACAGCATCAATTTTAGATCCAAAGAGGAGAAATGATATAGTTGGCAAAGCGTTTTCAGAACAAAAAGATATTCTACTAGATATG TTAGAAGCCAAGTTAAAAGAAGTGcgagataaaaaaaagaaaaagactgATCAAGTTGAAAATCGTAATGACGCTATAGAAACAAAATGTGAATTGACGCCCAATGATGTAGatcttaatttaaaagcaaatggAATTATAGCAGTTGGTGAAACTGATTTACGGTTAAAATTTGGAGAATCTG gtaacagtacattaaaatttaacgcTACGGGCATTTCTAATATAGGAAAAACACAACTCAAATTAGATATTGGTGACGGCTCTGTCTATATACCggggttaaataatttattaagag GTTTTTCAGACCATAGAAATCCGtgcgataaaaaaattaaaatcaacaatGAAAATGAAACCAACATTAATGACATCAATATAGATGACGCATCTCAGTTTAGAAGAAGCATAGagtttaacaatacgcctttccTTAATGATGTTAATGACACATCAAATACTGAAACACCTAATCCACAAATAATTAACGCTACTGAAGTCGGCTTATTAGGTTCAGATGATCCAGCTACGGAAGCTGCGGTTGAGTAA